The genomic interval CCATAAGCACCCTTCAGCACACGGATATGCCCGCTGTGGTGTGCATGGTGGTTACCGACCTGACGGAACAAAAGCGCAATGAGGAGATGTTGGCGGAGGAAAAACTGACAACTCAAATCCTCAATCAAGCTGCGGAAATATTTGTTCTCTGTGACCCCCAGGGCCGTATACTCCGTGCAAGTCAGTCGACCAGTAGTCTCTTCGGTAGAAGCCCACTCTTCCAGGTGTTTGACGAGGCATTTCACCTCCTCTATCCAGACGGGATGCCATTTATCCTTCTCCCTGCAATGAGTGGCAAATTCCTTCACGCGGTTGAGGTCAATTTCAAGCATGGGGACAACGAGACTTATTCTTTTCTGTTGAGCGCAAACCCACTTATTACTCATAAAGGCGCCATCGGTATTGTTGTCGTAATGGTGGACATCACCGAGCGCAGGAAGATGGAAGACTCACGGCAAAAAGACCATGACAAACTCGAGCAGCAGGTGGAGGAGCGGACTCTCGAACTTCGGACGGCTCTTTCTGAAATAAAAACATTGAAAGACCGACTCGAGGCCGAGAATATTTACTTACGTCACGAGAACAAAAGGAGACATCACTTTGCCCAAATTCTTGGGCAAAGCGATAGTCTCAAGTATGTTCTCTATCGCGCGGAACAAGTTGCCCCCACGAATGCAACTGTCCTCATCCTTGGTGAGACCGGTACGGGGAAGGAGTTGATCGCTTTCGCCATCCATGACATGAGCCCCCGCAAGGAACGCCCCATGATCACGGTCAACTGTGCTGCCCTGCCGGGCAATTTAATTGAGAGCGAATTATTCGGCCGGGAGAAGGGGGCATTTACCGGGGCTGATACCCGGCGGATCGGCCGGTTCGAGGTCGCCAATGGTTCCACCCTTTGCCTGGACGAGATCGGGGAGCTGCCGCTGGAGTTGCAGGCAAAGCTACTCCGGGTGATTCAGCATAACGAGTTTGAGCGCCTGGGGTCGCCCCATACCATCAAAGTTGATGTACGGATAGTGGCAACGACCAATCGAAACCTTGAGGAAGAGATCCGCAATGGCCGTTTCCGGCAGGACCTTTACTATCGGCTCAACGTCTTCCCCATCACTGTCCCACCACTGCGGCAGCGGAAAGAAGACATCCCTCTGATGGTACACGCCTTCGTAGAGCGATACTCCAGGAAATTGGGCAAACAGATCACGTCGATCCAGAAGGAGGCGATGAAGGCGCTGCAGGATTATCCATGGCCTGGGAACGTCCGGGAGCTGGAGAGCATCATTGAGCGAGCCGTGATCTTGTGCCCCGGGCCGGTTTTGCAACTTGCAGATAAACTGGAGATTTCATCGCCCGCATTTTCATCCACCGTGAGGACATTGGAAGAGACGGAGCGAGACCAAATTCTTAAAATCCTTTCTGAAACCCGATGGCGCATCGAGGGAAAGAACGGGGCCGCAGCGATTCTGGGCATCCACCCGAGTACCTTAAGAGCGAGGATGCATAAACTCGGGATAGTCCGGCCGGAGACAAAAGAACCCAATTAGATTGTCCACCTCTCCACAAGGTATCCCTCAACATGTTGATGTCCCGCCAAATATTGAGGCTAAACGAATCATTTCATACTTTTCTGCCGTCCTCTACTATTAACCTAACCCCCTTGTTATTAAAGGATTAATCCACACTTCATATTTTCCATCGGCTATTGGCAGACCATTTGCCAGTAGTATCCTTATGATCCTCTTAAGCATACGAATGAATGTCCTTTCAGAGAAGCGCCTGGAGTTGTCACAGACGATCGCGTCACTATCCGGTTTCATAAGGATGGAGAAGGGATGCGAGAGCTGCGACTTCTACCAGAGTATCGAGGATGAAAATCGACTCTTTCTTCTTGAAGAATGGGATACCCGGAAGAACCTTATGGCCCACCTGAAGTCGGAACGTTTTAAGGTGATCCGGGGAGCGATGTGCCTTCTCAGAGAGCCTTATGAAATGATGTTCCACGCCGTTTTTCACCCGAAAGGGATGGAGGAGATTTACCCGAAGATCGGACGATCGTGCGACTGAGTAGGATTGGCGAAGGGATCCTGGCCGGAAGATTGACGTGTGTCCGGGGAAGAGAATTTTTGCATAGCCAGCAGTTTAATTACGGGGAAGACTGGGGGCAGAGTGCCAGCAGTCAAACCGAAAACAAAAGGAGGAATACCATGAAATCCAGTACGAATGACCAGGTAGAAGGCAAGTTTCACAAAGTGAAGGGCAAGATCAAGGAGATAGCCGGGAAAGTCAGTGAGAATCCCGGGTTGGAAGCCGAAGGCAAAGACGAAAAGAGAGCCGGTAAAGTTCAGGAAAAGATCGGCCAGGTCAAGAAAGTCATGGGGAAGTAAGAGTGCGGCGCGTATCATGCGTCGTCACACCTTTGAAGCCGCGGATGAGGTCGGATAGACGTTGATACCATTATACCGCTGGAGGGTAAGGGAAGGCATTACACCCATCATTTCAGCGAAGTTCTTTATATTGTTATCATGAGGAGAAATTATGGATAAAACAAATTTGATCAAGCGTTTTTTTGCAGTACTTTTTTTGGTTGGGTGGATTGCCGGCAGTCCAGGCTGTGCAGGTACCTCAACGCGTGAAAGCGTAGGGGAATATGTCGATAGTTCTGTTCTTACGTCCAAGGTTAAGGCGGCAATATTTAATGATCCTATGCTTAAGGTGCTCCAGATCAATGTTGAAACTTTCAAGGATGTCGTGCAGTTAAGCGGCTTCGTGGATTCCCCGGAGGCTGCTGCCAGGGCAGTGGAAGTAGCGAGATCTGTAGAGGGCGTCAGAGCTGTTGAAAACAAAATGTCCGTGAAATGAACGGGCGAAAAGCAAATGTATCCTGGAATGTACTTTACTTTAATCTTCTTTTTTCAACGGGAGAACGAATATGTCACTTGTTTCAATCTTAATCATAGTTCTGATCCTGATCTTTTTGGGAGTAATCCCCGCCTGGCCACATAGCCGGTCGTGGGGTTATACACCCGGCAGTGTGATCGGGGTAATAGTGATAATCATAGTAATACTGCTTTTATTGGGCAGAATCTAGTCGCAAGAGGAGATTGGAAATGAAGCGGTGAACTTTGGGAAAAACTATCACAAGGTGGCTGCGAAAGGTCATGCCTTTTAAAGTAACGAACCATTTAAAGAAAGGAATATTACGATGGAAACGAAGGACGCGTATAAGCAAAAGATGGAGAAGCAACTGCAAGAGTCGAAGGCGCAGATTGACCTATTGGCTGCGAAGGCTGAGAATGCAGCGGCAGACGTGAAGCTCAGGTACGCTCAGGAACTCGATAAACTACGCGACAAACAGCGTATTGCCTCTGAAAAGCTGAAGGCGGTGGAGGAAGCAGGTGACGATGCGTGGGAGAAGGTCAAGGCGACCACGGATAAGGTTGTGGATGACCTTCAGGCGGGTATCGCCCACGTAGTTTCCTATTTCAAGTAAAGTAATGGCCGCACGTAAGGCTTCGTTTATGTACAAGATTGTGAATTTGTTGTAAGCCCCGCAACTTTACAGAGAATGTTCCTGTGAGTTCGGGATAATCTTCCTAACAATAGGCGAAGAGGGAAATGTTAAAGAAATATGGAGTAGGTCTGGTATTTATTGGTGCACTGATGTTTGGTGTTGGTGCGGTAAATACAGTGTTGGTTGGCTCTGTTATGGCTACAAGTCATGAAGAGGGACGTGAATGCGAAAAATGCGGACACTTGCCAACAAAACCTGAAAATGATTGCAAATGTGTATGTCACGCAAAGAAGGGTTATTAATATCCCGGA from Candidatus Kuenenia stuttgartiensis carries:
- a CDS encoding BON domain-containing protein — translated: MDKTNLIKRFFAVLFLVGWIAGSPGCAGTSTRESVGEYVDSSVLTSKVKAAIFNDPMLKVLQINVETFKDVVQLSGFVDSPEAAARAVEVARSVEGVRAVENKMSVK
- a CDS encoding DUF3309 family protein encodes the protein MSLVSILIIVLILIFLGVIPAWPHSRSWGYTPGSVIGVIVIIIVILLLLGRI
- a CDS encoding putative quinol monooxygenase: MNVLSEKRLELSQTIASLSGFIRMEKGCESCDFYQSIEDENRLFLLEEWDTRKNLMAHLKSERFKVIRGAMCLLREPYEMMFHAVFHPKGMEEIYPKIGRSCD
- a CDS encoding CsbD family protein, which codes for MKSSTNDQVEGKFHKVKGKIKEIAGKVSENPGLEAEGKDEKRAGKVQEKIGQVKKVMGK
- a CDS encoding sigma 54-interacting transcriptional regulator, producing MSKSYRTRQQLLDELQELTSRMMEAEETLRAIRGGEVDGLVVSTAEGERVFTLSGAEHPYRVMVETMNEGAVTLASDGTILFCNQRFADIVQRSLGKVMGSSIYQYISSTDRQLFEALVERGLKGNSKAELALQTGGENTAPALLSISTLQHTDMPAVVCMVVTDLTEQKRNEEMLAEEKLTTQILNQAAEIFVLCDPQGRILRASQSTSSLFGRSPLFQVFDEAFHLLYPDGMPFILLPAMSGKFLHAVEVNFKHGDNETYSFLLSANPLITHKGAIGIVVVMVDITERRKMEDSRQKDHDKLEQQVEERTLELRTALSEIKTLKDRLEAENIYLRHENKRRHHFAQILGQSDSLKYVLYRAEQVAPTNATVLILGETGTGKELIAFAIHDMSPRKERPMITVNCAALPGNLIESELFGREKGAFTGADTRRIGRFEVANGSTLCLDEIGELPLELQAKLLRVIQHNEFERLGSPHTIKVDVRIVATTNRNLEEEIRNGRFRQDLYYRLNVFPITVPPLRQRKEDIPLMVHAFVERYSRKLGKQITSIQKEAMKALQDYPWPGNVRELESIIERAVILCPGPVLQLADKLEISSPAFSSTVRTLEETERDQILKILSETRWRIEGKNGAAAILGIHPSTLRARMHKLGIVRPETKEPN